In Dermatophagoides farinae isolate YC_2012a chromosome 9, ASM2471394v1, whole genome shotgun sequence, a genomic segment contains:
- the LOC124497580 gene encoding uncharacterized protein LOC124497580, protein MDYQDLLEAAQRNTEQQSSLLRRRQMNGLNRGPDPMAIARFKARKEREERHRLLRAQEEKQRLLSLRAQNSKSMRKAQMMKSRTKDNNFGRIVTTDDDRLIEEKIRQKSIDDTKKRMKARIDLDQKLNGLSRKDRDKVMKRLEQEEPVKVQPKTMKISDIIRQSSKQKTNGPNVTNNQTKLKTSKQQPPPLSYDQLLNMAAEKSAQKISLEDEIKSELEFQEKNSEKKRQALCAKEKQRQIDYYRNDAAERRPMAKTKTTTTTQEVKTQNSNCKQSTNDKYHHVVNRTPASKQMKTTIDQRSKKTDQENPKKLLDHNRNSNHHHHHQQQQQQFRQQQQPQPQSKLSQNLTKHSSSVGAMTNMNGNRLQSIRSENDGKKRMASSSSSLTASSSMKNRDNQSKPSKPRLQQQQQRQQQQQPIRTLSPANMFDTKSSMSSKQTTSLSKSLPQKSVISKTTSLSSSSMMDNRNRLQQYQPQQQRQPIHQQQRMPPPQQPRPKLPPIGATYRRGIYYDYQQDDQYKNDVDDDYYNNDDYEDDEMDEEDDEMADFIDDGPIEEPEPEEEYSRHIREIFGYDKRKYRNIIEDDIEEASYGQCMKEEMRSLREGIREDLEDIRREEQEKRLKALQKKARMKGLKGY, encoded by the coding sequence atggattatcAAGATTTACTTGAAGCCGCACAACGAAATActgaacaacaatcatcattacttcGACGTAgacaaatgaatggattgaaTCGTGGACCGGATCCAATGGCAATAGCTAGATTTAAGGCACGTAAAGAACGTGAAGAACGTCATCGTTTATTGCGTGCACAGGAAGAAAAACAACGTTTGCTTTCATTACGTGCACAGAATTCTAAATCGATGCGAAAAGCACAGATGATGAAATCTCGTACaaaagataataattttggcCGTATAGTTACcaccgatgatgatcgattgattgaagaaaaaattcgtcaaaaatccattgatgataCGAAAAAACGTATGAAAGCACGAATCGATTTGgatcaaaaattaaatggCCTAAGTCGTAAAGATCGTGATAAAGTTATGAAACGATTAGAACAAGAAGAACCGGTAAAAGTTCAGccgaaaacaatgaaaatttccgATATAATTAggcaatcatcaaaacagaaaacaaatgGCCCAAATGTgacaaataatcaaacaaaactgaaaacatcaaaacaacaaccaccaccattatcgtATGATCAATTGCTCAATATGGCGGCAGAAAAATCAGcacaaaaaatatcattagaAGATGAAATTAAAAGTGAATTAgaatttcaagaaaaaaattcggaaaaaaaacgtcaagCATTGTGTGCtaaagaaaaacaacgacaaattgattattatcgaaaTGATGCTGCTGAACGACGACCGATggcaaaaaccaaaaccaccaccaccacacaaGAGGTCAAAACACAGAATTCAAATTGCAAACAATCGACAAACgataaatatcatcatgtGGTTAATCGAACACCAGCTtcgaaacaaatgaaaacaaccaTTGACCAGCGATCAAAAAAGACTGATCaagaaaatccaaaaaaattattggatcATAATCGGAATTcgaatcaccatcaccaccaccaacaacaacaacaacaatttagacagcaacagcagccacagccacaatcaaaattatcacaaAATTTGACAAAACATTCTTCATCGGTTGGAGCAATGACAAATATGAATGGAAATCGATTACAATCAATACGATCAGAaaatgatggtaaaaaaagaatggcatcatcgtcatcatcgttaacAGCATCTTCATCTATGAAGAATCGTGATAACCAATCTAAACCAAGCAAACCTAGActgcaacagcagcagcaacgacaacaacaacaacaaccaattcGAACGTTATCACCGGCAAACATGTTCGATACCAAATCATCGAtgtcatcaaaacaaacgacATCTCTATCAAAATCTTTGCCACAAAAATCTGTGATATCAAAAACtacttcattatcatcatcatcaatgatggacAATCGTAATCGATTACAACAAtatcaaccacaacaacaacgacagccaatacatcaacagcaacgaaTGCCACCGCCACAACAACCAAGGCCAAAATTACCGCCAATCGGTGCTACATATCGTCGTGgtatttattatgattatcaacaagatgatcaatataaaaatgatgttgatgatgattattataataatgatgattatgaagatgatgaaatggatgaagaggatgatgaaatggccgattttattgatgatggtccAATCGAAGAACCAGAACCGGAAGAAGAATATTCACGCCATATACGTGAAATATTTGGCTATGATAAACGAAAATATCGTAATATAATTGAAGATGATATTGAAGAGGCTAGTTATGGACAATGTATGAAAGAAGAGATGCGTTCATTACGTGAAGGTATCCGTGAAGATTTGGAAGATATTCGCCGTGAAGAACAGGAAAAACGATTGAAAGCATTGCAGAAAAAAGCACGTATGAAAGGCCTAAAAGGAtattga
- the LOC124497579 gene encoding calpain-5 isoform X2, with amino-acid sequence MANTPKIEPNLLRSSSRRFHRFGNQSFRRLAKRSADVGLTFTDDQFKQNDRHVYQTSAFRSRFNIGKVVWKRPKQLLKENDFNFDSTLLPIFKTDHNHLFVGHSPNSWLVAAALAIGQHRSLFEQLVNIDEQHFRDQGIARFTIWQMGVWHKVVVDDRLPSIDSEPIFTRPIWSYSSWWIPMLEKAYAKLYGSYEAMVTNGSLHSALIDFSGGGSVESIDLLRFGYSSEQLWHIISREFQSKSLLILKTKEFKPIGSAPFGLVSNRYYLIRNIKKPMGTLKRLLSSNSSSSSSSTHHSNQDNLPLLITNTIADGVKNCKSSLSMNPKKGLQEFWILSNNITNLFDTLTICRPFQYHKDSIHRLIVNKSIGCDNSSSSSLQFRFDVRPMSNSSSAMVTTDSSNGVGDGDTNGQHKPHHHHSQCVDVHFNLIQKNSPIIPIGFRIYSIELNRKFKVHQFSSLPLITTIDPVQSRNLIVTISLPANARYLLKPICPEISTLLVSIYSPQINDLRQLTMDMPRHQLLSFMQPVYPSAMTRIHVLGCEGLERQDRFGTNPYCIIRCGRKYVKSSIEYETLMPVWNNFSAIFYHRDIDKMEPIWIEIWNRGILVDYFLGAIKFIPKLTMIIENDNHHNHNYKEEPVLEQQQQQQDVQSNDMVNQSEEISMPDITNKDHSDFNYQMNIETINDDDVHNDRTSAKSAPSLIENQDLTCEQQQQQNVNENDVYGDNDDDIICLQLMDKKGHTKRSGFVLLRSETVEDLKYF; translated from the exons atggccAATACACCGAAAATTGAACCAAATCTATTACGATCGAGTAGTCGTCGATTTCATCGATTCggtaatcaatcatttcgtCGATTAGCAAAACGTTCGGCTGATGTTGGCTTAACATTTACCGATGATCAATTTAAACAGAATGATCGTCATGTATATCAAACATCAGCATTTCGATCTCGTTTCAATATTGGCAAAGTTGTATGGAAACGTCCAAAACAATtgttgaaagaaaatgatttcaattttgattcaacatTATTGCCCATTTTCAAGactgatcataatcatcttttTGTTGGCCATTCACCGAATTCATGGTTAGTGGCAGCAGCATTAGCCATTGGCCAACATCGATCATTATTCGAACAATTAgtcaatattgatgaacaacattTTCGTGATCAAGGTATTGCCCGTTTTACAATATGGCAAATGGGTGTATGGCATAaagttgttgtcgatgatcgTTTACCATCCATTGATTCTGAACCAATATTCACTAGACCAATTTGGTCATATTCATCATGGTGGATACCAATGTTGGAAAAGGCTTATGCAAAACTATACGGATCATATGAAGCAATGGTTACAAATGGTTCATTACATAGtgcattgattgattttagtGGTGGTGGATCCGTGGAAAGTATTGATCTTTTACGTTTTGGTTATTCATCCGAACAATTATGGCATATAATTAGCCgagaatttcaatcaaaatcattattgattcttAAAACCAAA GAATTTAAACCAATCGGATCAGCACCATTTGGTTTGGTATCAAATCGTTATTACTTGATACGTAATATTAAAAAACCAATGGGAACATTAAAAAgacttttatcatcaaattcatcatcatcatcatcatcaactcaTCATAGTAATCAAGATAATCTTCCATTATTAATTACGAATACAATTGCTGATGGTgtaaaaaattgtaaatcaagtttatcaatgaatccaaaaaaaggTTTACAAGAATTTTGGATACTGTCAAATAATATTACGAATCTTTTTGATACACTAACTATATGTCGTCCATTTCAATATCATAAAGATTCtattcatcgattgattgttaacaaatcaattggctgcgataattcatcatcatcaagtctACAATTTCGATTCGATGTTCGTCCAATGTCTAATAGTTCATCAGCTATGGTCACTACCGATTCGTCTAATGgtgttggtgatggtgatacaAACGGCCAACATaaaccacatcatcatcattcacaatgTGTCGATGtacattttaatttgatacaaaaaaattcaccaatCATACCGATCGGATTTCGTAtctattcaattgaattgaatcgtaAATTCAAggttcatcaattttcatcattaccattgataacaacaattgaTCCTGTTCAATCAAGAAATCTAATAGTAACAATATCGTTACCAGCCAATGCACGTTATCTGCTAAAACCAATCTGTCCGGaaatatcaacattattgGTATCAATTTATTCACCACAAATCAATGATCTACGTCAATTAACAATGGATATGCCACgtcatcaattattatcatttatgcAACCAGTCTATCCAAGTGCAATGACACGTATACATGTATTGGGTTGCGAAGGTCTTGAACGACAAGATAGATTTGGAA CCAATCCTTACTGTATAATACGTTGTGGCCGTAAATAtgtaaaatcatcaatagaaTATGAAACACTAATGCCTGTatggaataatttttctgcAATATTCTATCATCGTGATATTGATAAAATGGAACCGATTTGGATCGAg ATCTGGAATCGTGGCATacttgttgattattttttgggTGCAATTAAATTTATACCAAAATTAACAATGATTATCGAGAATGATAATCACCACAATCATAACTATAAAGAGGAACCTGTtctcgaacaacaacaacaacaacaggatgTACAATCCAATGATAtggtcaatcaatcagaagAAATATCGATGCCTGATATTACGAATAAAGATCACAGTGATtttaattatcaaatgaatatCGAAACGATAAACGATGACGATGTTCATAATGATCGAACATCGGCAAAATCGGCACCATCTTTGATCGAAAATCAAGACTTAAcatgtgaacaacaacagcaacaaaatgtcaatgaaaatgatgtctatggtgataatgatgatgatattatctGTCTTCAACTGATGGATAAAAAAGGCCATACAAAACGATCGGGTTTCGTTTTATTACGTTCGGAAACGGTGGAagatttgaaatatttttaa
- the LOC124497579 gene encoding calpain-6 isoform X3 codes for MANTPKIEPNLLRSSSRRFHRFGNQSFRRLAKRSADVGLTFTDDQFKQNDRHVYQTSAFRSRFNIGKVVWKRPKQLLKENDFNFDSTLLPIFKTDHNHLFVGHSPNSWLVAAALAIGQHRSLFEQLVNIDEQHFRDQGIARFTIWQMGVWHKVVVDDRLPSIDSEPIFTRPIWSYSSWWIPMLEKAYAKLYGSYEAMVTNGSLHSALIDFSGGGSVESIDLLRFGYSSEQLWHIISREFQSKSLLILKTKEFKPIGSAPFGLQEFWILSNNITNLFDTLTICRPFQYHKDSIHRLIVNKSIGCDNSSSSSLQFRFDVRPMSNSSSAMVTTDSSNGVGDGDTNGQHKPHHHHSQCVDVHFNLIQKNSPIIPIGFRIYSIELNRKFKVHQFSSLPLITTIDPVQSRNLIVTISLPANARYLLKPICPEISTLLVSIYSPQINDLRQLTMDMPRHQLLSFMQPVYPSAMTRIHVLGCEGLERQDRFGTANPYCIIRCGRKYVKSSIEYETLMPVWNNFSAIFYHRDIDKMEPIWIEIWNRGILVDYFLGAIKFIPKLTMIIENDNHHNHNYKEEPVLEQQQQQQDVQSNDMVNQSEEISMPDITNKDHSDFNYQMNIETINDDDVHNDRTSAKSAPSLIENQDLTCEQQQQQNVNENDVYGDNDDDIICLQLMDKKGHTKRSGFVLLRSETVEDLKYF; via the exons atggccAATACACCGAAAATTGAACCAAATCTATTACGATCGAGTAGTCGTCGATTTCATCGATTCggtaatcaatcatttcgtCGATTAGCAAAACGTTCGGCTGATGTTGGCTTAACATTTACCGATGATCAATTTAAACAGAATGATCGTCATGTATATCAAACATCAGCATTTCGATCTCGTTTCAATATTGGCAAAGTTGTATGGAAACGTCCAAAACAATtgttgaaagaaaatgatttcaattttgattcaacatTATTGCCCATTTTCAAGactgatcataatcatcttttTGTTGGCCATTCACCGAATTCATGGTTAGTGGCAGCAGCATTAGCCATTGGCCAACATCGATCATTATTCGAACAATTAgtcaatattgatgaacaacattTTCGTGATCAAGGTATTGCCCGTTTTACAATATGGCAAATGGGTGTATGGCATAaagttgttgtcgatgatcgTTTACCATCCATTGATTCTGAACCAATATTCACTAGACCAATTTGGTCATATTCATCATGGTGGATACCAATGTTGGAAAAGGCTTATGCAAAACTATACGGATCATATGAAGCAATGGTTACAAATGGTTCATTACATAGtgcattgattgattttagtGGTGGTGGATCCGTGGAAAGTATTGATCTTTTACGTTTTGGTTATTCATCCGAACAATTATGGCATATAATTAGCCgagaatttcaatcaaaatcattattgattcttAAAACCAAA GAATTTAAACCAATCGGATCAGCACCATTTG gTTTACAAGAATTTTGGATACTGTCAAATAATATTACGAATCTTTTTGATACACTAACTATATGTCGTCCATTTCAATATCATAAAGATTCtattcatcgattgattgttaacaaatcaattggctgcgataattcatcatcatcaagtctACAATTTCGATTCGATGTTCGTCCAATGTCTAATAGTTCATCAGCTATGGTCACTACCGATTCGTCTAATGgtgttggtgatggtgatacaAACGGCCAACATaaaccacatcatcatcattcacaatgTGTCGATGtacattttaatttgatacaaaaaaattcaccaatCATACCGATCGGATTTCGTAtctattcaattgaattgaatcgtaAATTCAAggttcatcaattttcatcattaccattgataacaacaattgaTCCTGTTCAATCAAGAAATCTAATAGTAACAATATCGTTACCAGCCAATGCACGTTATCTGCTAAAACCAATCTGTCCGGaaatatcaacattattgGTATCAATTTATTCACCACAAATCAATGATCTACGTCAATTAACAATGGATATGCCACgtcatcaattattatcatttatgcAACCAGTCTATCCAAGTGCAATGACACGTATACATGTATTGGGTTGCGAAGGTCTTGAACGACAAGATAGATTTGGAA CAGCCAATCCTTACTGTATAATACGTTGTGGCCGTAAATAtgtaaaatcatcaatagaaTATGAAACACTAATGCCTGTatggaataatttttctgcAATATTCTATCATCGTGATATTGATAAAATGGAACCGATTTGGATCGAg ATCTGGAATCGTGGCATacttgttgattattttttgggTGCAATTAAATTTATACCAAAATTAACAATGATTATCGAGAATGATAATCACCACAATCATAACTATAAAGAGGAACCTGTtctcgaacaacaacaacaacaacaggatgTACAATCCAATGATAtggtcaatcaatcagaagAAATATCGATGCCTGATATTACGAATAAAGATCACAGTGATtttaattatcaaatgaatatCGAAACGATAAACGATGACGATGTTCATAATGATCGAACATCGGCAAAATCGGCACCATCTTTGATCGAAAATCAAGACTTAAcatgtgaacaacaacagcaacaaaatgtcaatgaaaatgatgtctatggtgataatgatgatgatattatctGTCTTCAACTGATGGATAAAAAAGGCCATACAAAACGATCGGGTTTCGTTTTATTACGTTCGGAAACGGTGGAagatttgaaatatttttaa
- the LOC124497579 gene encoding calpain-6 isoform X1, protein MANTPKIEPNLLRSSSRRFHRFGNQSFRRLAKRSADVGLTFTDDQFKQNDRHVYQTSAFRSRFNIGKVVWKRPKQLLKENDFNFDSTLLPIFKTDHNHLFVGHSPNSWLVAAALAIGQHRSLFEQLVNIDEQHFRDQGIARFTIWQMGVWHKVVVDDRLPSIDSEPIFTRPIWSYSSWWIPMLEKAYAKLYGSYEAMVTNGSLHSALIDFSGGGSVESIDLLRFGYSSEQLWHIISREFQSKSLLILKTKEFKPIGSAPFGLVSNRYYLIRNIKKPMGTLKRLLSSNSSSSSSSTHHSNQDNLPLLITNTIADGVKNCKSSLSMNPKKGLQEFWILSNNITNLFDTLTICRPFQYHKDSIHRLIVNKSIGCDNSSSSSLQFRFDVRPMSNSSSAMVTTDSSNGVGDGDTNGQHKPHHHHSQCVDVHFNLIQKNSPIIPIGFRIYSIELNRKFKVHQFSSLPLITTIDPVQSRNLIVTISLPANARYLLKPICPEISTLLVSIYSPQINDLRQLTMDMPRHQLLSFMQPVYPSAMTRIHVLGCEGLERQDRFGTANPYCIIRCGRKYVKSSIEYETLMPVWNNFSAIFYHRDIDKMEPIWIEIWNRGILVDYFLGAIKFIPKLTMIIENDNHHNHNYKEEPVLEQQQQQQDVQSNDMVNQSEEISMPDITNKDHSDFNYQMNIETINDDDVHNDRTSAKSAPSLIENQDLTCEQQQQQNVNENDVYGDNDDDIICLQLMDKKGHTKRSGFVLLRSETVEDLKYF, encoded by the exons atggccAATACACCGAAAATTGAACCAAATCTATTACGATCGAGTAGTCGTCGATTTCATCGATTCggtaatcaatcatttcgtCGATTAGCAAAACGTTCGGCTGATGTTGGCTTAACATTTACCGATGATCAATTTAAACAGAATGATCGTCATGTATATCAAACATCAGCATTTCGATCTCGTTTCAATATTGGCAAAGTTGTATGGAAACGTCCAAAACAATtgttgaaagaaaatgatttcaattttgattcaacatTATTGCCCATTTTCAAGactgatcataatcatcttttTGTTGGCCATTCACCGAATTCATGGTTAGTGGCAGCAGCATTAGCCATTGGCCAACATCGATCATTATTCGAACAATTAgtcaatattgatgaacaacattTTCGTGATCAAGGTATTGCCCGTTTTACAATATGGCAAATGGGTGTATGGCATAaagttgttgtcgatgatcgTTTACCATCCATTGATTCTGAACCAATATTCACTAGACCAATTTGGTCATATTCATCATGGTGGATACCAATGTTGGAAAAGGCTTATGCAAAACTATACGGATCATATGAAGCAATGGTTACAAATGGTTCATTACATAGtgcattgattgattttagtGGTGGTGGATCCGTGGAAAGTATTGATCTTTTACGTTTTGGTTATTCATCCGAACAATTATGGCATATAATTAGCCgagaatttcaatcaaaatcattattgattcttAAAACCAAA GAATTTAAACCAATCGGATCAGCACCATTTGGTTTGGTATCAAATCGTTATTACTTGATACGTAATATTAAAAAACCAATGGGAACATTAAAAAgacttttatcatcaaattcatcatcatcatcatcatcaactcaTCATAGTAATCAAGATAATCTTCCATTATTAATTACGAATACAATTGCTGATGGTgtaaaaaattgtaaatcaagtttatcaatgaatccaaaaaaaggTTTACAAGAATTTTGGATACTGTCAAATAATATTACGAATCTTTTTGATACACTAACTATATGTCGTCCATTTCAATATCATAAAGATTCtattcatcgattgattgttaacaaatcaattggctgcgataattcatcatcatcaagtctACAATTTCGATTCGATGTTCGTCCAATGTCTAATAGTTCATCAGCTATGGTCACTACCGATTCGTCTAATGgtgttggtgatggtgatacaAACGGCCAACATaaaccacatcatcatcattcacaatgTGTCGATGtacattttaatttgatacaaaaaaattcaccaatCATACCGATCGGATTTCGTAtctattcaattgaattgaatcgtaAATTCAAggttcatcaattttcatcattaccattgataacaacaattgaTCCTGTTCAATCAAGAAATCTAATAGTAACAATATCGTTACCAGCCAATGCACGTTATCTGCTAAAACCAATCTGTCCGGaaatatcaacattattgGTATCAATTTATTCACCACAAATCAATGATCTACGTCAATTAACAATGGATATGCCACgtcatcaattattatcatttatgcAACCAGTCTATCCAAGTGCAATGACACGTATACATGTATTGGGTTGCGAAGGTCTTGAACGACAAGATAGATTTGGAA CAGCCAATCCTTACTGTATAATACGTTGTGGCCGTAAATAtgtaaaatcatcaatagaaTATGAAACACTAATGCCTGTatggaataatttttctgcAATATTCTATCATCGTGATATTGATAAAATGGAACCGATTTGGATCGAg ATCTGGAATCGTGGCATacttgttgattattttttgggTGCAATTAAATTTATACCAAAATTAACAATGATTATCGAGAATGATAATCACCACAATCATAACTATAAAGAGGAACCTGTtctcgaacaacaacaacaacaacaggatgTACAATCCAATGATAtggtcaatcaatcagaagAAATATCGATGCCTGATATTACGAATAAAGATCACAGTGATtttaattatcaaatgaatatCGAAACGATAAACGATGACGATGTTCATAATGATCGAACATCGGCAAAATCGGCACCATCTTTGATCGAAAATCAAGACTTAAcatgtgaacaacaacagcaacaaaatgtcaatgaaaatgatgtctatggtgataatgatgatgatattatctGTCTTCAACTGATGGATAAAAAAGGCCATACAAAACGATCGGGTTTCGTTTTATTACGTTCGGAAACGGTGGAagatttgaaatatttttaa